A window of the Cannabis sativa cultivar Pink pepper isolate KNU-18-1 chromosome X, ASM2916894v1, whole genome shotgun sequence genome harbors these coding sequences:
- the LOC115702855 gene encoding uncharacterized protein LOC115702855 — translation MSSIVETFQKRSSNFLPVSQSTDPKEQGQIRRRLSSLSLNIKPSISSSEAASWAMRRTKSVSSMGEYAGSSIKKWWDWAWAWALSRKPTFASDLEMNEEETKLLGSHNRGSLRHVFYKVRSEIRKLLGSERVGLPQTCKYDSFNYKKNFDQGNRTHL, via the coding sequence ATGAGTTCTATAGTGGAAACGTTTCAAAAGCGAAGTAGTAATTTCCTTCCGGTCTCACAATCTACAGACCCAAAAGAGCAAGGTCAGATCCGACGAAGACTATCATCTCTTTCACTCAACATTAAGCCCTCAATTTCATCATCTGAAGCTGCTTCATGGGCTATGCGTAGAACCAAGTCAGTCTCCTCCATGGGTGAATATGCAGGTAGCTCCATTAAGAAATGGTGGGATTGGGCCTGGGCCTGGGCCTTATCAAGAAAGCCCACTTTCGCTAGCGATCTGGAAATGAACGAGGAAGAGACTAAGCTACTTGGGTCTCATAACAGAGGAAGCTTAAGACATGTCTTTTATAAAGTTAGGTCTGAGATAAGAAAGCTTTTGGGATCAGAACGAGTGGGTTTGCCTCAAACTTGTAAGTACGATTCATTCAATTACAAAAAGAATTTCGATCAAGGGAACAGAACCCACTTGTAG